CGTTATCAGTTTCTGTGTAATAAGCTTGAAGCTCTACGCCTTTCCTTCCAAGATATTTACTTGCAGCTTTTTTTCCCTGCTCTGCCAACTTTATGCATTTATCTATATCTTTCTTAAAGCTCTTATTAGCAGACTCTGTTACTGCTTTATCTATGTACGTTTTTTTAAAATCTCTATCATTTATTAGGTCATAAAAACTCCACTCATCTCTATAAGCCTTCTGTATAGCAGTGAAGTCACTTTCTTCTTTCAAAAGCATTAAGAAGCTTACCTTGTCTTCTAGGTCTTTTAGTTTAAAGCCTGTTATTATCTTCTCTAATTgagaaaatttttcagcaggattatttaaattttttaactctttgtataatttattattttctgcaATTGAGCGGCAGAACTTTATTATAgcagagtccttagtgaaaGAATTGtctttttccattttattgaTACAGTCCTTGAGGGATGTAAAATGCGATTCAAGCCATGACGAATATAGATCGTATTCATAAGATGCCAACAAGCAATGTATTGCATTCCAAGCACATGATGCTACCCTTATAACTGATTCAACATCATAATTCTCTGACTGATTACTTGTTTTTCCTGCCTCTGCTGTTTTTTCTTCCTTAGCCAAACTTCCAGTCATAATACGCCTCCTTaactatatttatattataccAATTAACATATATTAAAAGAAATCAAACTGTATAACCTCGTCCTACACTAACTTTTATGATTACTTAATTGTGTAAAAATAACTGCAAGTGTTAAACTtgagcttttatttttcattatacATTTCTTACTACATGTTTATACTGCTGTCTTGCATAATAGACTATTCGAAGTTACacaagtattttttttattagataAGAGTTAGTAAGAGCCTGTTCATAATTTTTTCAGAAGTAAGGCAGTGAAAGCCAGAACGACCATTTGTAGGCTAGTATTGAGTTTTCGCTCACAATTTTTCCACAATCTTCTACATTTTTCTAACCAAGCAAAAGATCGCTCCACAACCCATCTTTTGGGCAATACAACAAAGGAACGTAATTCATTTCTTTTGATCACTTCAACGGTTGCACCAATAAtcgtttttatttgagttaCAAAATTCTCTCCAGTATAGCCTGCATCAACCAGTACATTTTTAACTCCCGAGAGGTTTTCTTTTGCATTTTCGACCATTCTCACAGCACTGCTACGGTCAGTTATCTCTGCTGTTGTTGTATAAATTGCATGCTTGCGTATCTACTGCAATACGGCCCTGAAATCTTCTTGCCTGCATCATAGCTTCAGCAGTATCTGCATTTTTTATACTCTGTGCATCAATTATGCAGAAGCTTTTCCGACCATTGTTTTGTcgcaattatttttttttaataccagCTCCAGAACACTTTCTTTATTTACATCTGGTTTTTCACTCCACTTCTTAAAATAGTCGTAACAATTGCGCCATTTTGGGAACTCTTTTGATACCATTCTCCACTGGCAACCACTTTTTAACACGTATAACACTCCACAAAATATATCATGTAAATCAAGTGTTCTTGGTTTTGTCTTCTTTCTGCAAGATTCCAGATCTGCTACAATAATCTCAAACTTTTCTCGACTTATGTCACTTGGTTATAAACTTCGCATATCCTACTTTATATACTTTATCCTCTCACTTTATCTCTTTTTTGAGATTACGTACAGGCTCTAAGATACAAAGACGTTTTCAGAAATCTTTAAGCTTAATAACATCCTCTCTCTTTGGACTAGTTGAGATTAGATGAATTGGTACACCTATTAATTTTTCTAACccttctatatattttattaaattgatAGGCAATGTTTCAATCGACCTTTTACCTTGAGTGTTTTCTTTCCAGCCAGGAAACTCTTCATATATTGGCTCTAATTCCCCTTGTATTGAATGCGATGCGGGTAAATAATCATACATTTTTCCGCTATACTTGTAACCAGTGCATATTTTAATTGTATCAAAAGAATTAAGCACATCTAATTTGGTTAATACAATGCTTGAAACTCCAGAGAGTTGTACGGCCTGGCGCACTAAAACTGCATCGAACCATCCGCAACGCCTTCTTCTATTGCTCACTGTTCCAAGTTCCTTACCTATAGTAAACAAGCTATCTCCTACTTCATTTTTCTGCTCAGTAGGAAATGGGCCATTGCCCACTCTTGTTGTATAAGCTTTTACCACACCAATAATGTAAGCATTGGAGGATAACCCTGAGCCTGTTATTGCTTGCGATGCTACAGTATTACTTGAAGTAACAAAAGGGTAAGTTCCGTGGTCGATATCTAAAAATGCGCCTTGGGCACcttcaaatattattttcttaccTTCTTTCATCAAGTCATTTAATATCTTCCACACaggttttttatatgaaaGAATTTTTTCTGAAATCTCTTGAATTTcctttaatatttcttcttttttaacTACCTGGTAGTTAAGGCCTTTCCTGATAGCATTGTGGTAATTCAAAAGAGTATCCAATCTTTTATTGAGCTCATCTGCGTTTTCTAAGTCACAAAGGCGTATAGCTCTCCTCCCAACTTTATCTTCATAACATGGTCCTATCCCTTTATTTGTTGTACCAATTTTGTGATTTCCATTTAAATCTTCAAATAGCTTTTCCTTGTCCTTATGTACGCTAAGTATTAATGGACAGCTCTCAGATACCATCAAGTTGTTATAGTTTACGTCTACTCCTTTAACTTTCAATGACTCTATTTCTGAGATTAGAGCGTGTGAATCAAGAGCAACGCCATTTCCTATGATAGATATTTTGCCTGGCCTCAAAACAGCAGAGGGcagtaaatttaatttataaaccTCATCATCTACTACTATAGTGTGCCCTGCATTATTTCCTCCCTGAAATCTCACAACTACATCTGCATTCTCAGAAAGATAATCTACTATTTTACCCTTGCCTTCGTCACCCCATTGCAGACCAACAATTACAATATTATTCATCATTATTTTCTAGAttaatacataaatattaatGCAGTACGCTACAAATGGAAAGAGAAATCTACGCCTTTCCTACACCTCTTAAATAAAGAGTTTCCAAGCCAGataaaacatttttcctaTAGAATTGCAAGAATGGTTTCCCTACGtaataccgcgattcattcgcggtatctcagcatAGATTCCGCTAACGAGTAGCGGAATGAcgaatttgttgtttttcaaattgtagATAAACCCAAGCCACTTTAGCTATAGAATTGCAAGACTATCTAATACCGCACACTAATTTCTCTCTTTAtcttatataaattaattaagtaAAGCGAATACAGTATCCAcactactaaaaaaaatgtggcacaaaacataaacattacAATGAGTGGCAACAGCAAAGAACCTTCTATTGCTACTCCACCTCTTCTCAAAATGCTTGCAGGCTGATGAAGAGTAGACCATAAATTCACAGAAAATTTTACTATGGGAATATTTATAGCACTAAAAATGGCAAATACTGCTGCTGATTTTTCTGCCCTCGCTTCATTATCAAAAGCGCTCCACAATGAAAGGTAGCCAACAtataggaaaaataaaatcagcaTTGAAGTAAGCCTTGCATCCCATACCCACCAAGTATGGTGGGTTTGTATTTGTTAGTGTGATAATTCTAAATAGCGGCtataaaattctcaaaaattCTTGCCATATACTCCTTGAAGGTACGCCTGAGGGTATATCTGCTGAAGAGATAAAAAGTAAGATCACATCAGAATTACCTGAAGTGATAGATGTGCACCACATACATACATGGTCGCTGTctgataattattttataattaccATGCATGctaaaataaagcaaaatgTGCAGCACACCAATGTTttatatgaaataaaaaaaatattgctaGATAAGTTCGAGATAGCACACTCTACAGTCGAGATCGAATACGATGAGTGTGCGGATAATAAGATACTTAAACATTGacgttttaaattattatgcTATTACTAGAGTGTAATGATGTTGAAGGTAAGCTATGATAGGTATTTCTCAAATACAATTTCCTTCAAAGGATTCTAGTAAGCTAAAATTTGTTAGCTACTTTGGAGCTTTTGTCTCGTTAAGCATTATCACTAATCCTGTTAATGTTCTTTTTTCTCTTGGTACTATGTTCTTCAGGTCTGAAATTAAAACTCTTTATATctacaaagaaataaaaacggcaaaacagcaaaaaatgaGCAAAAGGGAAtattgggaaatattttttaaaaacaatacaatCAAGGTAGCAGCCTTCCTCTTGTTTTCTGCTTTCATAACATATCTAACTTTCACTACCACTTTCTTGCTTATTTCGTTACTGGGAACTATACCACTTACAATGCTATTAATTTTATTGCAGAGTGAACTAAGGCCAAAAGATTTTAACCCATTTACGCTGCTTAAAGCTtctataaatttctttttggAAGGTATAAAAGAGAATTTACGTGGTATGGTTAATAGTTTTGATGTTAAGCTTGAACATTTACTGCCCCATCAATTAAATGATGatatcattaaaaatattgataaattaaaagataaGTATGGTGAAGAAGTATCCGAAGACGTTATTAATGATAGAGAATTTAAGcaatttattgaatatataAATGATTTATATGAACTTAATTATCGTCAATTTAGTGATGAAGATAAAGGAAGAGTAATTGCATTTTTAAATGACTTTTGCAAAGATGATCAAAAGCATAGCTCCCGCTTTAGTAAGACAAATCGCACTCTGCTAATAtacaggaaaaaaaagttagtGGAAGGAATTTTTTACAAAATCTAGCATTTACCACTCTAGCTTTTGCAACAGCTACAGGGTTATGCATTGTAATTGCTAATGGCATCTTTCCTAGAGAGATGAACAAAGCATACAAAACGATCAGTTCATATAAGGATTCAATAAGCTATAAATTAGGGTACAAAAAAGAACAAACAGAAAGTCCAAATGTAAAAAAACTTGCTGTAAATAAGTTTTATCAAGACTACCTTTTTTTATCTAATTTAAGATCTAGTTAAATAGGCATACCGATATCAGTATCCAGTTTCTATAGCTACTCAGATGGTGCGCATAGTATTAGGGTGACagagttttaaaaataagttatTTTTTAGCAAAAAAGGCAGCTCATGAGTATTAAAATTGCACCTTCTATACTTTCAGCAGATTTTGCAAAATTAGGGGAAGAAGTAAGAAAAATTAGCGATTTAGGTGTGGATTACATACACATAGACGTTATGGATGGGAATTTCGTTCCAAATATTACAATTGGTCCTAGCGTTGTTTCTGCAATACGTAAATATAGCAATCTTCCTTTTGATGTGCATTTAATGGTCACATCTCCTGGTAACCACATTGAAAGCTTTATAAATGCTGGTGCTGATATTATCACTGTACATGCAGAAGCAGAGATACACCTTGAGAGGTTGATAAGAAAGATAAAGTcatacaaaaatgtaaacgaCGAAAAAAAACCGATTCAAGTTGGAGTTTCAATTGTTCCTTCAACTTCTCCAAGTGTGCTTGAATACATAATACATGAGCTAGATATTGTGCTGATTATGACAGTCAACCCTGGCTTTGGAGGACAGGAATTCATTCATTCACAGTTGAACAAGATATctactataaaaaaaatgatacaGGAGCGTAATCTTAAAACACAAATTTCAGTAGATGGTGGAATTAACTTTTCTAACGCAGCTGATATAATAAAAGCAGGTGCTGATATTTTAGTTGCGGGATCGGCGATATTCAAGGCTGAAGATATTAAGAAGGCCGTAAACGATCTTAAAAATCTATTGTTGTGACCCTATATAGCTAAAGTGGCTTAGGTTTACctacaatttgaaaaacaacaaattcgTCATTCCGCTACTCGTTAGCGGAATCTATGCTGAgataccgcggcggtatgacgtagAAAAACCTTTCTTGGGTTGTATCCGTTCAGCTAAGCGGTGTGAGAGATGATAGATAAGAGGTTTTGGAAAGCCCATTTGTTTCCATGTCaagtataatgaaattatccgTTCAAGTTCCCCGCTTCGATTGGgtaaaatatgaatttttgcGATAAACGACATAATGCCGTATCTGCTGTTCAGCATGGTTGTTTGTCAGCGGAATGTTTTCTGGGTCATCTAAAAAATTCCACATTATTCTTTCagatttcaaaatattttttgcaacTCGAGAAGCTCCAATTGCTTCAGGTAAACGGCTTCAAGTAATACCTTGTACGTTTTCGCAATTTTCTGGCACGTCTGGTAAATCTAAAAACATCTATCTCATTTTTTAGCAAGGCCTTTTTTAGTGCAAATAATTCAGTGGCTACGTTTCTTAAGTAACAGCCCAGAACTTTAACTTCAACTATGTGctaatctttcaaaatctctTGATAAATGTGCCCAACAGATTTGCCTGTTCTTATCGGCAAAGTAGTTGTATGCTGCGTACCTGTCGTAAGCTATTGCGATTGCAGAACTTACTATTTTGTAAAACCTTCATTCCTCTTGACTCTGTCAATTTTATAAAACTTGCTGTATTACTGGCAAACATCCAGCACCAACCAAGTTTACCTTTGTTATAATGGCTCGTTTCATCGATATGCAGAACTTCACTTTTACTTACTTCTTGCTCGATTTGCTCATATGCTTCTTGGCATTTTTCTGCAACTCTAGCCTCGCTATTTGACACGCTACCAACACTGATGTCCaggttgaaaatattttttataatatttgctACTTCTCTTTTCGAGTTCTTGTAAAATCCGCTCAGCGCCGCGATTGTTGACTTAACTTTTGGACCAAATGTATCCGCAGTAACACCTTCTGGTAGCCTgctactttttctttttccacACTTGCAACAGCGGCCATTCTGTAATTGGTATTCCACAATATAAGGCTTAATTTCTGGCAAATCAACTTTTTGATGAATGTATGGCTCTTTCGATATCGCAATTTCTCCTCCGCACTCGCAAGAACTCTATTTTCACCACTTCATCTGCTTCCATTTTAGGGCGATACTTTCCTTCATGCCCAATCTGTGCCCCTATTTTCCTGtcactttttttctttttcttctttagCTTGTATAACTCTTTTGAGCTCGGTATCGATGAATTTTGTGAATTCAGACCTAGTCTTTCTTTCAATTCAGCATTTTCGATTCTTAGCGCCTTATTCTCAGATCTAAAATTTTCGTTTTCTATCTCTAACCTCTTTATCTCTGCTTTTAGTTGCTCTATCTCTATTTTAAAGCTTTCACAGAGCTTGAGAAGACTAGCTAGTAGATCAGACATATTTACCACACATACTACTTGTGATATTATGTTTTTAGCACTCCTTGTCTACTTTTTATTTTACCGCTCCGCTGAACGGATACCTTTTTTTTACTGTTTGAGTATGTAAGGATTATGACGACCTATCCCAAACCTCAACTATATCCTCACTAAACTCTATtatctttgtttttttaaactgaTAACAGTTGTTAATGAATTGAATCCCTAAATCTCCTACAAAAGGAGTGGCATCATTGCCTAAAATTTTACCACTGCGGCATATTATCAACCTGTCGATTAAATTACACTTTAATAGTTCTgtgattaacactcctccacCTTCAACTAATAATCTTGTTATACCAATTTCTGAAACAAGTTTTAATGCCATGTCCTTTAGGCAAACCTTACCTGCGTTGCTTGAATTAACTACTAAGTAgttaatgttttttatttttttctctacTTCTTTATTTGTGATGACCCAAGTTATTACTTTGTCTGCAGTCTTTGCAATGTTATGCTCTTCCTTTAATCTCCCTTGGCTATCTATAATTAGCCTTATTGGCGATCTACTTCCAAGTCCTGGTAATCTGCAAGTTAAGAGTGGATCATCATTAATAAGAGTATTGCTGCCGATCATAATTGCATCATATTTCGTTCTGAGCTCATGCACCCAGTTTCTCGTATTTTCACTTGTTATCCATTTGCTATCGCCTGTAAATGTTGCGATTTTTCCGTCAAGAGTTGTTGCGACTTTGCAAGCTATAAATGGTCTATGTAATTCTTTAGTGGTGAAAAAAACGACATTCAGTTCTTTTGCCTCTTTTTGCATAATACCTTGCTCAACTTCAATTCCTGCTTCTTTCAGAGCTTTCATGCCTCTGCCTGAAACTCTACTATCTGGGTCAATAGTTGCAATTACTACTCTTTTTATGCTagcttttatgatttttgcaGTGCAAGGCCCCGTGACTCCGTGATGACAACATGGCTCAAGAGTGATATATATAGTTGCGCCATGAGTTGAATCTTTAGCGTTTTGCAAAGCGACTACCTCCGCATGCGGACGCCCACCAATCCCTGTGTATCCCTCACTAACAATTGTACCATCCTTTACAATAACACACCCGACAGCAGGATTTGGTGCAACATTTCCAAGATTTTTTTCTGCAAGCCTTAATGCAATTGACATGAAATGATCATCAGTCATTAGAAAGAAGTCATTTCGTATGAGGTATCAAAAATTCTTCTGTGCTCGTGTATAGCAAATCTATCTGTCATACCTGAGATATAGTCACATATTATTACTGAACGCTGAGATTCACAAGCGAGTTTGCTCCACTCTGTGGGAAGTAATCCTGGGTTTTCATAAAAACATTGAAAGAGTTCCTGTATTATGCGTTTTGCTTTGTTCATCGTTCTACTCAGTTTATAGCTTCTGTATATTTTCTCCATGTTGAatcttttcatttcttttgtaGCACTCGCAACTTCTGGTGAAAATGTGACTAGCATTTTATTTAGACTTCTTACGTCTTCTAcgctttttattttgtgatcTTCAATATTTCTTTCAGTCTGAGAAACAACATCACTTATCATAGTTCCTATAGTTCCACTCAGTGATTCATGTATGAGTTTGCTCTGAGGCAATTCTGAATATCTGCTCCTTATgtctttaaacattttttcaattaaaggAACATTCAGCAAATCTTCGATGGTTACTAAATTCGCCCTGAGTGCATCATCAAGATCGTGAACACTGTAAGCAATATCATCGGCAATTGAAGCAACTTGCGCTTCAATGCTTGAAAATTCTTCAAGTTTTAGatcatattttttgttgtattctAATAACAGCTGATTACTTGTAGAAGACTCCGCGTTTTGACCAAGCAAGGGACCGTTATGTTTTGCAACTCCTTCAATCACCTCCCAACTTAGATTCATACCATCAAAATCAGCATGTTTTTGTTCAAGATAAGTTAAAATCCTTATAGCTTGAACATTATGATCAAACTCATACTTCTCATTATCAAGATTCAAATCTTGAACTGATTTCTTTAGAGCATCTTCACCTGCATGACCAAATGGAGGATGACCAAGATCATGTGCGAGCGCTATGCATTCAGTGATATCCTCATTTAAGCCAAGTCTACGCGCAATGGACCTTGCAATTTGTGCAACTTCAAGGCTATGAGTAAGCCGAGTGCGATAGTAGTCGTGCTCATAATTGATAAAAACTTGTGTTTTGTACTCCAATTTTCTAAACGCATTAGAGTGAATGATACGGTCCCTATCACGCTGAAAGCAGCTGCGATTCTCATCTTCTGGCTCTTTGAAGTATCTCCCTTTTGTTTTGCTTGGAAAACATGCATAATTTAATAGAAAATTATTGTTTGACATGTAAAATTTCTACTATAATAAGTTATCAATAATAAACGGTGGTTACTATGTCAACAAATTACAACATCAACTTAACTGATAAtgcactaaaaaaaattcactCTCTTGCAGAGCAGGAAGGGGATAAGAGTTCCATTTTACGGGTTGCAGTTTCAGGTGGTGGATGTTCTGGcttcaaatacaattttcttaTGGAtcaaatgaataaaaatctATCTTTGgatgatgaagacgatgattaCGATGATGAGTTTGATGACGAAGACGAAGATGATGACTATGACTATGAAGAAAGTGAGGACTATAGAAGCCACTCCAGTTTTAGCGAAAAAGGTAAAGATATAGTAATTAATGATGAAAATGGAAACCCTGTATTAATGGTTGATAATTGTTCagcaaaatttttaaataactcAGTTATAGATTATACTGAGGATCTCAGTGGTTCTGGTTTTCAAATAAAGAATGCCTTTGCTAAGTCTCAATGTGGTTGTGGTAACAGTTTTTCGGTTTAATTATTACTAAAACTTAGATGCCTTCTGGATCTTTTAAACATGGGTGGTAATGTAGCACTAGAACTAACTTCCGTAGATAAAAGCTTCAAGAACAATTCTGCTGTTGTAAAGGATATCAACTTAAGTGTCACAAGAGGGCAAGTAGTAGCGCTGATTGGCGATTCAGGTGCAGGGAAAACAACTATATTGCAAATCGCAGGCTTGTTGGACAAGCCAACTTCAGGTATAGTTACGATAGATGGAATAAATTGCACACAAGccagtaataagcataaaactcaTGTAAGAAGAAATTTTCTTAGTTTTGTTTATCAATTTCACTATTTGTTACAAGAGTTATCGGTGTTGGAAAATATTATGCTTCCTCAACTCATTGCAGGAAAAAGCAAAGctgaagcaaaaaaaaattcgcaaGCAATGTTGGAAAAATTTGGTCTGGAAAACAAAGCAAGTAGCATGGTATCTGAAGTTTCGGGTGGGGAAAGGCAGAGAGTTGCAATTGCAAGAAGCATTGTAAATTCTCCAAAGCTTTTACTTGCAGATGAGCCAACAGGAAATTTAGATCCAACAAATTCTTTTAAGGTGTTTTTACTGCTACATTCATACGTAAAGGAAAATAACAGCTCTATGCTTATAGTAACACACAATCATCTCCTTGCAGAAAAGGCAGACTGCATTTTCCAATTGAGAGATCGATCATTAGTGAAGTTGTGAATAGGAAAAATAGCACAATTTCTATGCCTTATACTTATCTAACCAATGATCATTAACAGAGTACAACTCGCATGAAATGCTTTCATTGCTTTTTATACACGGACTTTTTAACTTACGCTGTTTACTTAGGGAACACCCCGATAACATAAACAcagctaaaacaaaaaataatagctTTTTAAACATAACAAAACCTTTTCATTTATATTACTACACTCATTTCTCTTGTTTGTAAAGATTAGGCATATTCTTTTACCCTTACCTCTTTTTTGACCTTTTGAGAAGAAATAGTTGCACTATTCAAGCGCAGTTTTATATAATTGTCCACGATTTGAGTCACTTCCTCTTCTTTATCCTTTAGAAAGTGATTAGTATCATCTATTATATGGTATTTCATGTGATCACTTCTTACTGAATTTATCAACCTTTTTGCTAATTCTGTTACATCGCTTTCTTCTGAGATTGTATCATTACTGCTTTGTATTATAAGCCCAGAAACTGGACAGggagaaagaaaagaaaaatcgTACTTAGTTACCGGAAGAGAAAGAGCAATAAAACCCACTATCTCAGGGCGGCGCATTGTTAGCTGCATAGCCACCCATGCTCCAAAAGAAAAACCAGCGATCCAAATTGGAACATTGCTAGGATTATGTTCCTGAAGCCAATCAATGGCTACCGCAGCGTCAGTTAATTCTCCTATACCCTTATCAAAAGTTCCGGTAGATTTTCCCACACCACGAAAGTTAATCTTCAATGCAGAAAAATTGTTATCGATAAAAGACGTATATGTACTATGTACAATTTTACTATCCATATGACCACCATATTGAGGATGATGATGTAAAACCAGCACAACCGGCGCGTTGGCATCTTTGCTTTGGTGGTATTCACCTTCTATCTTTCTTGTTGCATTATTCAAAAAAACTTCAACCATGGTAACCCCTAATAAGAACCCGCTTGACAGGTATTAATGACGTGAGTTATTAATTATGTATTAATTTCGCTGTTTTtgc
This region of Drosophila ananassae strain 14024-0371.13 chromosome 4 unlocalized genomic scaffold, ASM1763931v2 tig00000066, whole genome shotgun sequence genomic DNA includes:
- the LOC123257804 gene encoding riboflavin biosynthesis protein RibD-like, giving the protein MTDDHFMSIALRLAEKNLGNVAPNPAVGCVIVKDGTIVSEGYTGIGGRPHAEVVALQNAKDSTHGATIYITLEPCCHHGVTGPCTAKIIKASIKRVVIATIDPDSRVSGRGMKALKEAGIEVEQGIMQKEAKELNVVFFTTKELHRPFIACKVATTLDGKIATFTGDSKWITSENTRNWVHELRTKYDAIMIGSNTLINDDPLLTCRLPGLGSRSPIRLIIDSQGRLKEEHNIAKTADKVITWVITNKEVEKKIKNINYLVVNSSNAGKVCLKDMALKLVSEIGITRLLVEGGGVLITELLKCNLIDRLIICRSGKILGNDATPFVGDLGIQFINNCYQFKKTKIIEFSEDIVEVWDRSS